One window from the genome of Paraconexibacter algicola encodes:
- a CDS encoding WXG100 family type VII secretion target yields MANIKITTEALEAGAVSFDNAANKMETAIAKAKNAVASLDGGWDGTASEAFKSRFHTHLREAREAKEFFERLALDLRSARNEYDQAEDEVRGTVAT; encoded by the coding sequence ATGGCAAACATCAAGATCACGACGGAAGCGCTGGAGGCGGGTGCCGTGTCGTTCGACAACGCGGCCAACAAGATGGAGACCGCCATCGCCAAGGCCAAGAACGCCGTGGCCAGCCTCGACGGTGGATGGGACGGAACGGCATCCGAGGCGTTCAAGTCCCGCTTCCACACTCACCTGCGCGAGGCGCGGGAGGCCAAGGAGTTCTTCGAGCGGCTCGCCCTGGACCTTCGGAGCGCCCGCAACGAGTACGACCAGGCCGAGGACGAGGTCCGCGGGACCGTCGCCACCTGA
- a CDS encoding FtsK/SpoIIIE domain-containing protein translates to MRERREDPVRVARSTLRLSVIPGPRRDPVDVEIDAPATATVGAVAAALADRLGVDAPGGLDVRRLGAISGVTTVAASGLRDGDIVALGRLGREVDVAATAVELRIVGGCRAGARIALPPGRTTIGRAEAADVTVQDPALSREHVALVVDPGGTVVVSDLGTSNGTAVDGRPLRPETPEVLERGAVVEAGRTVFAVVDAPLTVRVAASRVPAAGAAGAVPFNRPPRIRTTYAPGSVRLDSPPMRQRRQQIPWFLIAMPMVIGIAIYLITRSPIAIVMACLTPVLLLANAIADRRYDDSEHAQDVRAWEHDLVEQRERLVIDHAHERAARRRLAPDLAELEARATGLQAELWERRATDPDAMALRLGTADQPTEATIELPRTGDIELRQEARDSLEPLMTVPAVPVMVDLRTVGAVGVVGPEAARHAAARAMLVQAATLRSPLDLVIVAGISEALAEQETWLSWLPHVTAPSTLIDGDRIAIGRQATDELVRTVIAVLAERRADDRPRQTGRTGVLLVLDDVVAPDRSVVASLLEGCAEHEVHVLWLAGQRADLPGGCGAIVELHPDQPGRGSATWAASGVHIADMTVDQLELETADRIGRSLAPLRDVTAAGGGELPRRVSLLELLDLTDLQPEPIMDRWDDLTGAGLAAPLGAGPDGPWEIDLRDQGPHGLVAGTTGAGKSELLQTMIASLAAAHPPSRLSFLLIDYKGGAAFKDVGQLPHCVGLVTDLDEHEVRRALVSLEAELKRREHLLAAAGAKDLLELERRSADAPAPLVIVIDEFATLAKEVPAFVAGVVDVAQRGRSLGVHLVLATQRPSGAITANIRANTTLRMALRVASTEDSDDVVDVPDAARLPRSIPGRVLVRIGPGELTEVQTAYGGGWTPRPGEDDGSVRIRLRSDDVGASARPDVDQGPTDLQRLVATIEEATALAGEVAPPRPWLAPLPPAIARADLGDLGPEPDGVATLGLADEPRRQRQTVARVDLRAVGSFLVYGASGSGRSSTLRQIAASLAADTPVRRLHLHAIDAGGGGLRQLADLPHTSAVVVPEDVERVERVLQLLVETLEERQRAFVQEHANDLDTLRERRPDATLPRHVLLVDGWTAFAEAFQDVERGRLLDLVVRLVADGRGAGIHLVISGDRRASIPTPIAAAVPRRLVLRMAAEDDYALLGLAAGVGGPDLPAGRGFLDRDLEVQIARTAATTLATEEDAAFRAWAATVADREIERAPAIGRMPTVVDLAPLGPAQGRLTATLGVEGERLSAIGVSLESGHLLVAGPMRTGRSTTVATIAQGLIDDVAEAHLLLPRRSSLAGMPGWTSQVRGVADCAAALKALLTRVPEFRDPDGPVLLVVVDDAVELEDVLRADDDLEALLAAGRDGAVRVIAAIESAQLRHYSPWLKTLRRQGCAVHLEPSVDDGDVFGVTYPRSLQRAPRLPGRGVLVDGGQVVPVQVARPDIALRQDSA, encoded by the coding sequence ACCGTCGGTGCGGTCGCGGCGGCGCTGGCCGACCGGCTCGGCGTCGACGCGCCGGGGGGCCTCGACGTCCGGCGGCTCGGGGCGATCTCCGGCGTGACCACCGTCGCGGCCAGTGGCCTGCGGGACGGAGACATCGTCGCCCTGGGCCGCCTCGGTCGGGAGGTCGACGTCGCGGCGACCGCGGTCGAGCTGCGCATCGTCGGCGGATGTCGGGCCGGCGCGCGGATCGCCCTGCCCCCCGGGCGGACGACCATCGGCCGGGCGGAAGCCGCCGACGTGACCGTGCAGGATCCGGCGCTGTCTCGCGAGCACGTCGCGCTCGTGGTGGACCCCGGCGGAACGGTGGTCGTCAGCGACCTCGGCACGAGCAACGGCACGGCGGTCGACGGTCGGCCATTGCGCCCCGAGACCCCGGAGGTCCTGGAGCGTGGCGCGGTCGTCGAGGCGGGCCGCACGGTCTTCGCCGTGGTCGACGCGCCGCTGACCGTCCGTGTCGCCGCCTCCCGCGTCCCCGCCGCCGGGGCGGCCGGCGCCGTGCCCTTCAACCGGCCGCCCCGGATCCGCACGACCTACGCCCCCGGATCGGTGCGTCTGGACAGCCCGCCCATGCGCCAGCGGCGTCAGCAGATCCCCTGGTTCCTGATCGCCATGCCGATGGTCATCGGGATCGCGATCTACCTCATCACGCGTTCTCCGATCGCGATCGTGATGGCCTGCCTCACGCCCGTGCTGCTGCTCGCCAACGCGATCGCCGACCGGCGCTACGACGACTCCGAGCACGCGCAGGACGTCCGCGCGTGGGAGCACGACCTCGTCGAGCAACGGGAGCGGCTGGTGATCGACCACGCCCACGAGCGGGCCGCCCGGCGGCGGCTCGCACCGGACCTCGCCGAGCTGGAGGCGCGTGCGACGGGCCTCCAAGCCGAGCTCTGGGAGCGCAGGGCGACCGACCCCGATGCGATGGCACTGCGTCTCGGCACCGCGGACCAGCCGACCGAGGCGACCATCGAGCTCCCGCGGACCGGCGACATCGAGCTGCGGCAGGAGGCCCGCGACAGCCTCGAGCCGCTGATGACGGTCCCTGCCGTTCCGGTGATGGTCGACCTGCGCACGGTGGGCGCTGTCGGCGTCGTCGGCCCGGAGGCCGCGCGCCACGCCGCCGCCCGCGCGATGCTCGTGCAGGCCGCGACGCTGCGCAGCCCGCTCGACCTCGTCATCGTGGCCGGGATCTCCGAGGCGCTCGCCGAGCAGGAGACCTGGCTCTCGTGGCTGCCGCACGTCACCGCGCCCTCGACCCTGATCGACGGTGACCGCATCGCGATCGGACGGCAGGCGACCGACGAGCTCGTCCGCACGGTCATCGCGGTGCTCGCGGAACGACGCGCGGACGACCGTCCCCGCCAGACGGGGCGTACCGGCGTGCTGCTGGTGCTGGACGATGTCGTCGCACCCGACCGCAGCGTCGTGGCGTCCCTGCTCGAGGGCTGCGCCGAGCACGAGGTGCACGTGCTCTGGCTCGCCGGGCAGCGCGCCGACCTCCCCGGTGGGTGCGGCGCCATCGTCGAGCTCCACCCGGACCAGCCGGGGCGCGGCAGCGCGACCTGGGCGGCCAGCGGCGTCCACATCGCGGACATGACCGTCGACCAGCTGGAGCTCGAGACCGCGGACCGCATCGGGCGCAGCCTCGCCCCGCTGCGTGACGTGACCGCCGCCGGCGGCGGAGAGCTGCCCCGGCGCGTCTCGCTGCTCGAGCTGCTCGATCTCACGGACCTGCAGCCGGAGCCCATCATGGACCGCTGGGACGACCTCACCGGGGCAGGGCTCGCCGCGCCGCTCGGTGCCGGGCCGGACGGTCCCTGGGAGATCGATCTGCGCGACCAGGGTCCGCACGGACTCGTCGCCGGCACCACCGGCGCCGGCAAGAGCGAGCTGCTGCAGACGATGATCGCGTCGCTCGCGGCAGCGCACCCGCCGTCGCGCTTGTCGTTCCTCCTGATCGACTACAAGGGCGGCGCGGCGTTCAAGGACGTCGGACAGCTCCCGCACTGCGTCGGCCTCGTCACCGATCTCGACGAGCACGAGGTCCGACGGGCGCTCGTCTCGCTCGAGGCGGAGCTCAAGCGCCGTGAGCACCTGCTGGCCGCGGCCGGTGCCAAGGACCTGCTCGAGCTCGAGCGCCGCTCCGCCGACGCGCCGGCGCCACTCGTCATCGTCATCGACGAGTTCGCCACGCTCGCCAAGGAGGTCCCGGCGTTCGTGGCGGGCGTCGTGGACGTCGCCCAGCGAGGTCGCTCCCTCGGGGTGCACCTCGTCCTCGCCACCCAGCGCCCGAGCGGTGCGATCACGGCGAACATCCGCGCGAACACGACCCTGCGGATGGCGCTGCGCGTCGCGTCCACCGAGGACAGCGACGACGTCGTCGACGTCCCCGACGCGGCCCGGCTTCCGCGTTCCATCCCGGGACGCGTCCTGGTGCGGATCGGCCCCGGCGAGCTGACCGAGGTCCAGACCGCCTACGGCGGAGGCTGGACCCCGCGCCCCGGCGAGGACGACGGCTCGGTGCGCATCCGGTTGCGCTCCGACGACGTCGGCGCAAGCGCCCGGCCGGACGTGGACCAGGGGCCGACCGACCTGCAGCGGCTCGTCGCGACGATCGAGGAGGCGACAGCACTGGCCGGGGAGGTCGCGCCCCCGCGGCCGTGGCTGGCGCCCCTCCCGCCCGCGATCGCACGGGCCGACCTCGGGGACCTGGGTCCCGAACCGGACGGCGTGGCGACCCTCGGACTGGCCGACGAGCCTCGCCGCCAACGACAGACCGTCGCGCGCGTGGACCTCCGTGCCGTCGGCTCGTTCCTGGTCTATGGGGCGTCGGGCTCGGGGCGGTCGTCCACGCTGCGCCAGATCGCCGCGAGCCTCGCCGCGGACACCCCGGTCCGACGACTGCACCTGCACGCCATCGACGCGGGAGGAGGAGGGCTGCGGCAGCTCGCGGACCTGCCGCACACCTCCGCCGTCGTCGTGCCGGAGGACGTCGAGCGCGTCGAGCGCGTGCTGCAGCTGCTCGTCGAGACGCTGGAGGAGCGCCAGCGAGCGTTCGTCCAGGAGCACGCCAACGACCTCGACACGCTCCGCGAGCGGCGACCCGACGCGACCCTGCCCCGTCACGTCCTGCTGGTCGACGGCTGGACCGCGTTCGCCGAGGCGTTCCAGGACGTCGAGCGCGGGCGGCTCCTGGATCTCGTCGTCCGGCTCGTCGCCGACGGCCGGGGCGCAGGGATCCACCTCGTCATCTCCGGCGACCGCCGGGCATCGATCCCGACGCCGATCGCGGCCGCCGTCCCGCGGCGGCTCGTCCTGCGGATGGCCGCGGAGGACGACTATGCGCTGCTGGGGCTCGCCGCAGGCGTCGGTGGCCCGGACCTGCCCGCGGGGCGCGGATTCCTCGATCGGGACCTCGAGGTCCAGATCGCGCGGACCGCGGCGACGACCCTGGCGACGGAGGAGGACGCCGCGTTCCGCGCCTGGGCCGCGACCGTGGCCGACCGCGAGATCGAGCGTGCGCCGGCGATCGGGCGGATGCCGACCGTGGTGGACCTCGCACCGCTCGGGCCGGCCCAGGGTCGCCTGACGGCGACCCTGGGCGTGGAGGGCGAGCGTCTCTCGGCGATCGGCGTCAGCCTCGAGAGCGGCCACCTGCTGGTCGCGGGTCCGATGCGGACCGGGCGCTCGACGACGGTCGCGACGATCGCCCAGGGCCTGATCGACGACGTCGCGGAGGCCCATCTGCTGCTCCCGCGCCGGTCGTCGCTCGCCGGGATGCCCGGGTGGACGTCGCAGGTGCGTGGTGTGGCCGACTGCGCCGCGGCGCTCAAGGCGCTGCTGACGCGGGTGCCGGAGTTCCGCGACCCCGACGGTCCCGTCCTGCTCGTCGTGGTCGACGATGCGGTGGAGCTGGAGGACGTCCTGCGAGCCGACGACGATCTCGAGGCGCTCCTCGCCGCCGGGCGGGACGGGGCCGTCCGCGTGATCGCCGCCATCGAGTCCGCGCAGCTGCGGCACTACTCGCCATGGCTGAAGACCCTGCGTCGGCAGGGCTGCGCGGTGCACCTCGAGCCATCGGTCGACGACGGGGACGTCTTCGGGGTGACCTATCCGCGGTCGCTGCAGCGGGCGCCACGGCTTCCCGGTCGGGGTGTGCTCGTCGACGGCGGGCAGGTCGTTCCCGTGCAGGTGGCGCGACCCGACATTGCGTTGCGCCAAGATTCTGCATAG
- a CDS encoding serine/threonine protein kinase — protein MTLQDTLPEIDGYVVERVVSRGAGSTVLRARHTALGRRVTIRLHLLAEGAQDDDLLRVVRGIAGIEHPGLTPVLDAGYLPGGRFYVVTAAVDAVPLADSAGTLTVGGLGRVLLDVARGLEAAHAVGIVHGEVRPASILVHRRGDGLLADLGDSRLSGATRVADDTLLERMRHLAPEAIAGRAEPRSDVFGLGGLALLALADQAPYEGADHGAVVVRRSAPVVIPELDAPWWPGAERVLARALALDPQERWPSPTAFVEAFLAATTDGSSTRVPLGRTVAHLPEIGSVTRIDRVLVASPEAQDATPTNTWRRIARAGLITASGMAVVALGLAGGRLLAPEPRPVAEIDGIAVPALLDAAPATFAGARAAITGRPEGAVPGTSTGLAVFPFGPPPDPLNRETLEGLGIDPTDTATVVAAGGTEILRYTAADGVVLARPARDRTLVARCASASQAICARTITTAALDGAVPPRLPTALVRGIQTVFEDLGEQRSEPVGGLQARRLEERIQGGRDLAETYRAARNALAELGPIAAVATDGVQRRLSSAATRWDRYSVALRQRAPTRRLRREALRADADLRESVRRLRRLGFRVGR, from the coding sequence ATGACCCTGCAGGACACCCTTCCCGAGATCGACGGCTACGTCGTCGAGCGCGTCGTCTCGCGCGGCGCCGGCTCGACCGTCCTGCGGGCGCGTCACACCGCGCTCGGCCGCCGGGTCACGATCCGGCTCCACCTCCTCGCCGAAGGCGCGCAGGACGACGACCTGCTCCGGGTCGTCCGCGGGATCGCCGGGATCGAGCACCCGGGGCTCACGCCGGTGCTCGACGCCGGCTACCTGCCCGGGGGCCGGTTCTACGTGGTCACCGCAGCCGTCGACGCCGTGCCGCTCGCCGACAGCGCGGGCACGCTGACGGTCGGCGGTCTCGGACGGGTCCTGCTCGACGTCGCCCGGGGACTCGAGGCCGCACACGCCGTCGGCATCGTGCACGGCGAGGTCCGCCCGGCGAGCATCCTCGTCCACCGGCGCGGAGACGGCCTCCTCGCCGACCTCGGCGACTCGCGCCTCAGCGGCGCCACCCGGGTCGCGGACGACACCCTGCTCGAGCGCATGCGCCATCTCGCACCCGAGGCAATCGCCGGGCGCGCCGAGCCGCGCAGCGACGTCTTCGGCCTCGGCGGTCTCGCCCTCCTGGCCCTCGCCGACCAGGCGCCGTACGAGGGCGCCGACCACGGCGCCGTCGTGGTCCGTCGGTCGGCCCCCGTCGTCATCCCGGAGCTCGACGCCCCCTGGTGGCCCGGCGCCGAACGCGTCCTGGCCCGCGCGCTCGCCCTCGACCCCCAGGAGCGCTGGCCCAGCCCGACCGCGTTCGTCGAGGCGTTCCTCGCCGCGACCACCGACGGCAGCAGCACGCGCGTGCCGCTCGGCCGGACCGTGGCGCACCTGCCCGAGATCGGCAGCGTCACGCGAATCGACCGGGTCCTCGTCGCCTCGCCGGAAGCCCAGGACGCCACCCCGACGAACACGTGGCGCCGCATCGCACGAGCCGGCCTCATCACCGCGTCCGGGATGGCGGTCGTCGCGCTCGGGCTCGCCGGCGGACGGCTGCTCGCGCCCGAGCCGCGCCCCGTCGCCGAGATCGACGGCATCGCGGTGCCCGCGCTGCTCGACGCGGCACCAGCGACCTTCGCCGGGGCACGGGCAGCGATCACCGGGCGGCCCGAGGGCGCGGTGCCCGGGACGTCGACCGGTCTCGCCGTCTTCCCGTTTGGTCCGCCGCCCGACCCGCTGAACCGCGAGACCCTCGAGGGTCTCGGCATCGACCCGACCGACACCGCCACCGTGGTCGCCGCGGGCGGCACCGAGATCCTCCGATACACGGCGGCCGACGGCGTCGTCCTTGCGCGACCCGCGCGCGACCGGACCCTCGTCGCGCGGTGCGCCTCGGCCAGCCAGGCGATCTGCGCCCGCACGATCACGACCGCCGCGCTCGACGGCGCCGTGCCACCACGGCTGCCGACCGCGCTGGTGCGCGGGATCCAGACGGTATTCGAGGATCTCGGCGAGCAGCGCTCGGAGCCCGTCGGCGGCCTCCAGGCGCGGCGGCTCGAGGAGCGCATCCAGGGCGGCCGCGACCTGGCGGAGACCTACCGCGCCGCCCGCAACGCGCTGGCGGAGCTCGGCCCGATCGCCGCGGTGGCCACCGACGGGGTACAGCGACGGCTGAGCAGCGCCGCGACCCGCTGGGACCGGTACTCGGTCGCCCTGCGGCAGCGAGCGCCGACGCGTCGCCTCCGTCGCGAGGCGCTCCGGGCCGACGCCGATCTGCGAGAGAGCGTCCGCCGCCTGCGGCGCCTCGGGTTCCGGGTGGGTCGATGA
- a CDS encoding WXG100 family type VII secretion target, with the protein MAHIKVTPEILGNGSTFFRNAAQFVDEAKQDAVRAVGNLDGMWDGTASDGFKSRFNQHVKEVEEARQFFEQISVDLKQAQQRYASAESTVRSIVSS; encoded by the coding sequence ATGGCACACATCAAGGTGACCCCCGAGATCCTCGGCAACGGCTCGACCTTCTTCCGCAACGCCGCCCAGTTCGTCGACGAGGCCAAGCAGGACGCCGTGCGCGCCGTCGGCAACCTCGACGGCATGTGGGACGGCACCGCCTCGGACGGGTTCAAGAGCCGCTTCAACCAGCACGTCAAGGAGGTGGAGGAGGCACGGCAGTTCTTCGAGCAGATCTCGGTGGACCTGAAGCAGGCCCAGCAGCGCTACGCCTCGGCCGAGAGCACGGTCCGCTCGATCGTCTCCTCGTAG